The Amphiprion ocellaris isolate individual 3 ecotype Okinawa chromosome 6, ASM2253959v1, whole genome shotgun sequence genome contains a region encoding:
- the fgfr1a gene encoding fibroblast growth factor receptor 1-A isoform X3 — MPQRSEWSSSRRKANSCSSLSRMLMRPSKLLFLVLFAQVLRTQCRPASTDEVSVETQAELFTLYLGDHLDLSCSAKDSPHAVNWTKDHVAVVDGEHTRIRSGQLEIEAVELTDSGLYACTTFGNHSVFFNVTVDTLASSEDDDEDEESSSEEAKLLGSQKLLPMAPQWAHPEKMEKKLHAVPASKTVKFRCQASGNPTPTLKWYKNGKEFKRDHRIGGFKVRDHVWTIIMESVVPSDKGNYTCVVENQYGSINHTYQLDVVERSPHRPILQAGLPANRTAVVGSDVEFECKVFSDPQPHIQWLKHIEVNGSRVGPDGLPYVRVLKTAGLNTTDKEMEVLQLRNVSFDDAGEYTCLAGNSIGFSHHSAWLTVFEAVAHYPPASHTYLEVVIYCVGFFFIAVMIAIAIIVKIRTSSKKSDFNSQLAVHKLAKSIPLRRQVTVSVDSSSSIHSGVMLVRPSRLSSSGSPMLSGVSEYELPQDPRWELPRDRLVLGKPLGEGCFGQVVMGEALGLDKEKPNRVTKVAVKMLKSDATEKDLSDLISEMEMMKIIGKHKNIINLLGACTQDGPLYVIVEYASKGNLREYLRARRPPGMEYCYNPDQVPVENMSIKDLVSCAYQVARGMEYLASKKCIHRDLAARNVLVTEDNVMKIADFGLARDIHHIDYYKKTTNGRLPVKWMAPEALFDRVYTHQSDVWSFGVLLWEIFTLGGSPYPGVPVEELFKLLKEGHRMDKPSTCTHELYMMMRDCWHAVPSQRPTFKQLVEDLDRCLAMTSNQEYLELSVPLDQYSPSYPDTRSSTCSSGEDSVFSHDAGAEEPCLPKFPPHSNGAAIKKR, encoded by the exons TCTCTGTGGAAACGCAGGCAGAGCTGTTCACCCTCTATCTTGGGGATCATCTGGATCTGAGTTGCTCTGCCAAGGACTCCCCCCATGCTGTCAACTGGACCAAAGACCATGTGGCTGTAGTGGATGGAGAACACACACGCATCCGCAGTGGCCAGCTGGAGATCGAGGCTGTGGAGCTGACGGACTCTGGTCTGTACGCCTGCACCACCTTTGGCAACCACAGCGTCTTCTTCAATGTCACAG TTGATACATTGGCCTCAtctgaggatgatgatgaagatgaggagtcTTCATCGGAGGAAGCTAAACTGTTGGGCAGTCAAAAACTGCTGC CAATGGCCCCACAATGGGCTCATCcagaaaaaatggagaaaaagctTCACGCTGTTCCAGCCAGTAAGACTGTGAAGTTTCGATGCCAAGCCAGCGGCAATCCAACTCCCACTCTGAAGTGGTACAAGAATGGGAAGGAGTTCAAGAGAGACCATCGCATTGGAGGCTTCAAG GTCCGTGACCATGTATGGACCATCATCATGGAATCTGTAGTTCCCTCTGACAAGGGAAACTACACCTGTGTGGTGGAAAACCAGTATGGCAGCATTAATCACACCTACCAGCTAGATGTTGTCG AACGCTCTCCCCACAGGCCGATCCTGCAGGCTGGCCTACCAGCTAATCGCACGGCAGTGGTTGGCAGTGACGTAGAGTTTGAGTGCAAGGTGTTCAGCGACCCTCAGCCTCATATTCAATGGCTGAAGCATATTGAGGTGAATGGTAGCCGTGTTGGTCCTGACGGTTTGCCGTATGTCCGCGTCCTCAAG ACCGCTGGCCTTAACACCACGGACAAGGAAATGGAAGTCCTTCAACTGAGAAATGTGTCTTTTGATGACGCTGGGGAGTATACCTGCTTGGCGGGCAATTCTATCGGGTTCTCTCATCACTCTGCATGGTTGACCGTTTTTGAAG CTGTCGCTCACTACCCTCCAGCCAGCCACACCTACTTGGAGGTGGTCATCTACTGTGTGGGCTTCTTTTTCATTGCCGTCATGATTGCCATCGCAATCATCGTCAAGATCCGCACGTCCTCAAAGAAGAGTGACTTCAACAGTCAACTGGCCGTCCACAAACTGGCCAAAAGCATCCCCCTGCGCAGACAGGTAACA GTGTCTGTGGACTCGAGCTCCTCCATCCACTCTGGAGTGATGCTGGTCCGTCCCTCCCGACTGTCTTCCAGCGGCTCTCCCATGCTGTCAGGAGTGTCTGAGTATGAACTGCCTCAGGATCCCCGCTGGGAGCTTCCTCGGGACAG ACTTGTTCTTGGGAAGCCACTGGGTGAAGGATGCTTCGGTCAGGTGGTGATGGGGGAGGCGCTCGGTCTCGACAAAGAGAAGCCAAACCGCGTGACCAAGGTTGCagtcaaaatgttgaaat CTGATGCCACAGAGAAAGACCTGTCAGACCTGATTTCAGAGATGGAGATGATGAAGATCATTGGGAAGCACAAGAACATCATTAATCTGCTGGGAGCCTGCACACAGGATG GTCCTCTATATGTGATAGTTGAATATGCCTCCAAGGGCAACTTGCGGGAATACCTACGAGCTCGACGCCCACCGGGAATGGAGTACTGCTACAACCCAGACCAGGTTCCTGTGGAGAACATGTCCATCAAAGACCTGGTGTCCTGTGCTTACCAAGTGGCCCGAGGCATGGAGTATTTGGCCTCCAAAAAG tgcatcCACAGAGATCTTGCCGCTCGCAATGTTTTAGTAACAGaggacaatgtgatgaaaatagcTGACTTCGGCCTGGCAAGAGACATCCACCACATTGATTACTATAAGAAGACCACCAAT GGTCGTTTACCAGTCAAATGGATGGCTCCTGAGGCTCTGTTTGACCGGGTATACACGCACCAAAGTGATGT CTGGTCGTTTGGGGTGCTGCTCTGGGAGATCTTCACCCTGGGAGGCTCTCCATACCCCGGCGTCCCTGTGGAAGAGCTGTTCAAGCTGCTTAAGGAAGGCCACCGTATGGACAAGCCCTCAACATGCACTCATGAACT ATATATGATGATGAGGGACTGCTGGCATGCTGTTCCCTCTCAGAGACCCACTTTCAAACAGCTGGTAGAAGACCTAGATCGCTGTCTGGCCATGACATCCAACCAG GAGTATTTGGAGCTCTCAGTGCCTCTGGACCAATATTCTCCCAGCTACCCGGACACCCgcagctccacctgctcctccGGCGAGGACTCTGTTTTCTCCCACGATGCTGGAGCGGAGGAGCCCTGCTTGCCAAAGTTCCCTCCCCACTCCAATGGGGCAGCCATTAAGAAACGCTGA
- the fgfr1a gene encoding fibroblast growth factor receptor 1-A isoform X4, whose product MPQRSEWSSSRRKANSCSSLSRMLMRPSKLLFLVLFAQVLRTQCRPASTDEVSVETQAELFTLYLGDHLDLSCSAKDSPHAVNWTKDHVAVVDGEHTRIRSGQLEIEAVELTDSGLYACTTFGNHSVFFNVTVDTLASSEDDDEDEESSSEEAKLLGSQKLLPMAPQWAHPEKMEKKLHAVPASKTVKFRCQASGNPTPTLKWYKNGKEFKRDHRIGGFKVRDHVWTIIMESVVPSDKGNYTCVVENQYGSINHTYQLDVVERSPHRPILQAGLPANRTAVVGSDVEFECKVFSDPQPHIQWLKHIEVNGSRVGPDGLPYVRVLKTAGLNTTDKEMEVLQLRNVSFDDAGEYTCLAGNSIGFSHHSAWLTVFEAVAHYPPASHTYLEVVIYCVGFFFIAVMIAIAIIVKIRTSSKKSDFNSQLAVHKLAKSIPLRRQVSVDSSSSIHSGVMLVRPSRLSSSGSPMLSGVSEYELPQDPRWELPRDRLVLGKPLGEGCFGQVVMGEALGLDKEKPNRVTKVAVKMLKSDATEKDLSDLISEMEMMKIIGKHKNIINLLGACTQDGPLYVIVEYASKGNLREYLRARRPPGMEYCYNPDQVPVENMSIKDLVSCAYQVARGMEYLASKKCIHRDLAARNVLVTEDNVMKIADFGLARDIHHIDYYKKTTNGRLPVKWMAPEALFDRVYTHQSDVWSFGVLLWEIFTLGGSPYPGVPVEELFKLLKEGHRMDKPSTCTHELYMMMRDCWHAVPSQRPTFKQLVEDLDRCLAMTSNQEYLELSVPLDQYSPSYPDTRSSTCSSGEDSVFSHDAGAEEPCLPKFPPHSNGAAIKKR is encoded by the exons TCTCTGTGGAAACGCAGGCAGAGCTGTTCACCCTCTATCTTGGGGATCATCTGGATCTGAGTTGCTCTGCCAAGGACTCCCCCCATGCTGTCAACTGGACCAAAGACCATGTGGCTGTAGTGGATGGAGAACACACACGCATCCGCAGTGGCCAGCTGGAGATCGAGGCTGTGGAGCTGACGGACTCTGGTCTGTACGCCTGCACCACCTTTGGCAACCACAGCGTCTTCTTCAATGTCACAG TTGATACATTGGCCTCAtctgaggatgatgatgaagatgaggagtcTTCATCGGAGGAAGCTAAACTGTTGGGCAGTCAAAAACTGCTGC CAATGGCCCCACAATGGGCTCATCcagaaaaaatggagaaaaagctTCACGCTGTTCCAGCCAGTAAGACTGTGAAGTTTCGATGCCAAGCCAGCGGCAATCCAACTCCCACTCTGAAGTGGTACAAGAATGGGAAGGAGTTCAAGAGAGACCATCGCATTGGAGGCTTCAAG GTCCGTGACCATGTATGGACCATCATCATGGAATCTGTAGTTCCCTCTGACAAGGGAAACTACACCTGTGTGGTGGAAAACCAGTATGGCAGCATTAATCACACCTACCAGCTAGATGTTGTCG AACGCTCTCCCCACAGGCCGATCCTGCAGGCTGGCCTACCAGCTAATCGCACGGCAGTGGTTGGCAGTGACGTAGAGTTTGAGTGCAAGGTGTTCAGCGACCCTCAGCCTCATATTCAATGGCTGAAGCATATTGAGGTGAATGGTAGCCGTGTTGGTCCTGACGGTTTGCCGTATGTCCGCGTCCTCAAG ACCGCTGGCCTTAACACCACGGACAAGGAAATGGAAGTCCTTCAACTGAGAAATGTGTCTTTTGATGACGCTGGGGAGTATACCTGCTTGGCGGGCAATTCTATCGGGTTCTCTCATCACTCTGCATGGTTGACCGTTTTTGAAG CTGTCGCTCACTACCCTCCAGCCAGCCACACCTACTTGGAGGTGGTCATCTACTGTGTGGGCTTCTTTTTCATTGCCGTCATGATTGCCATCGCAATCATCGTCAAGATCCGCACGTCCTCAAAGAAGAGTGACTTCAACAGTCAACTGGCCGTCCACAAACTGGCCAAAAGCATCCCCCTGCGCAGACAG GTGTCTGTGGACTCGAGCTCCTCCATCCACTCTGGAGTGATGCTGGTCCGTCCCTCCCGACTGTCTTCCAGCGGCTCTCCCATGCTGTCAGGAGTGTCTGAGTATGAACTGCCTCAGGATCCCCGCTGGGAGCTTCCTCGGGACAG ACTTGTTCTTGGGAAGCCACTGGGTGAAGGATGCTTCGGTCAGGTGGTGATGGGGGAGGCGCTCGGTCTCGACAAAGAGAAGCCAAACCGCGTGACCAAGGTTGCagtcaaaatgttgaaat CTGATGCCACAGAGAAAGACCTGTCAGACCTGATTTCAGAGATGGAGATGATGAAGATCATTGGGAAGCACAAGAACATCATTAATCTGCTGGGAGCCTGCACACAGGATG GTCCTCTATATGTGATAGTTGAATATGCCTCCAAGGGCAACTTGCGGGAATACCTACGAGCTCGACGCCCACCGGGAATGGAGTACTGCTACAACCCAGACCAGGTTCCTGTGGAGAACATGTCCATCAAAGACCTGGTGTCCTGTGCTTACCAAGTGGCCCGAGGCATGGAGTATTTGGCCTCCAAAAAG tgcatcCACAGAGATCTTGCCGCTCGCAATGTTTTAGTAACAGaggacaatgtgatgaaaatagcTGACTTCGGCCTGGCAAGAGACATCCACCACATTGATTACTATAAGAAGACCACCAAT GGTCGTTTACCAGTCAAATGGATGGCTCCTGAGGCTCTGTTTGACCGGGTATACACGCACCAAAGTGATGT CTGGTCGTTTGGGGTGCTGCTCTGGGAGATCTTCACCCTGGGAGGCTCTCCATACCCCGGCGTCCCTGTGGAAGAGCTGTTCAAGCTGCTTAAGGAAGGCCACCGTATGGACAAGCCCTCAACATGCACTCATGAACT ATATATGATGATGAGGGACTGCTGGCATGCTGTTCCCTCTCAGAGACCCACTTTCAAACAGCTGGTAGAAGACCTAGATCGCTGTCTGGCCATGACATCCAACCAG GAGTATTTGGAGCTCTCAGTGCCTCTGGACCAATATTCTCCCAGCTACCCGGACACCCgcagctccacctgctcctccGGCGAGGACTCTGTTTTCTCCCACGATGCTGGAGCGGAGGAGCCCTGCTTGCCAAAGTTCCCTCCCCACTCCAATGGGGCAGCCATTAAGAAACGCTGA
- the fgfr1a gene encoding fibroblast growth factor receptor 1-A isoform X2 — MPQRSEWSSSRRKANSCSSLSRMLMRPSKLLFLVLFAQVLRTQCRPASTDEVSVETQAELFTLYLGDHLDLSCSAKDSPHAVNWTKDHVAVVDGEHTRIRSGQLEIEAVELTDSGLYACTTFGNHSVFFNVTVDTLASSEDDDEDEESSSEEAKLLGSQKLLPMAPQWAHPEKMEKKLHAVPASKTVKFRCQASGNPTPTLKWYKNGKEFKRDHRIGGFKVRDHVWTIIMESVVPSDKGNYTCVVENQYGSINHTYQLDVVERSPHRPILQAGLPANRTAVVGSDVEFECKVFSDPQPHIQWLKHIEVNGSRVGPDGLPYVRVLKHSGVNSSDAQVLTLYNVTEEESGEYICKVSNYIGEANQSAWLTVTKYESSAVAHYPPASHTYLEVVIYCVGFFFIAVMIAIAIIVKIRTSSKKSDFNSQLAVHKLAKSIPLRRQVSVDSSSSIHSGVMLVRPSRLSSSGSPMLSGVSEYELPQDPRWELPRDRLVLGKPLGEGCFGQVVMGEALGLDKEKPNRVTKVAVKMLKSDATEKDLSDLISEMEMMKIIGKHKNIINLLGACTQDGPLYVIVEYASKGNLREYLRARRPPGMEYCYNPDQVPVENMSIKDLVSCAYQVARGMEYLASKKCIHRDLAARNVLVTEDNVMKIADFGLARDIHHIDYYKKTTNGRLPVKWMAPEALFDRVYTHQSDVWSFGVLLWEIFTLGGSPYPGVPVEELFKLLKEGHRMDKPSTCTHELYMMMRDCWHAVPSQRPTFKQLVEDLDRCLAMTSNQEYLELSVPLDQYSPSYPDTRSSTCSSGEDSVFSHDAGAEEPCLPKFPPHSNGAAIKKR; from the exons TCTCTGTGGAAACGCAGGCAGAGCTGTTCACCCTCTATCTTGGGGATCATCTGGATCTGAGTTGCTCTGCCAAGGACTCCCCCCATGCTGTCAACTGGACCAAAGACCATGTGGCTGTAGTGGATGGAGAACACACACGCATCCGCAGTGGCCAGCTGGAGATCGAGGCTGTGGAGCTGACGGACTCTGGTCTGTACGCCTGCACCACCTTTGGCAACCACAGCGTCTTCTTCAATGTCACAG TTGATACATTGGCCTCAtctgaggatgatgatgaagatgaggagtcTTCATCGGAGGAAGCTAAACTGTTGGGCAGTCAAAAACTGCTGC CAATGGCCCCACAATGGGCTCATCcagaaaaaatggagaaaaagctTCACGCTGTTCCAGCCAGTAAGACTGTGAAGTTTCGATGCCAAGCCAGCGGCAATCCAACTCCCACTCTGAAGTGGTACAAGAATGGGAAGGAGTTCAAGAGAGACCATCGCATTGGAGGCTTCAAG GTCCGTGACCATGTATGGACCATCATCATGGAATCTGTAGTTCCCTCTGACAAGGGAAACTACACCTGTGTGGTGGAAAACCAGTATGGCAGCATTAATCACACCTACCAGCTAGATGTTGTCG AACGCTCTCCCCACAGGCCGATCCTGCAGGCTGGCCTACCAGCTAATCGCACGGCAGTGGTTGGCAGTGACGTAGAGTTTGAGTGCAAGGTGTTCAGCGACCCTCAGCCTCATATTCAATGGCTGAAGCATATTGAGGTGAATGGTAGCCGTGTTGGTCCTGACGGTTTGCCGTATGTCCGCGTCCTCAAG cATTCTGGGGTCAATAGCTCGGATGCTCAGGTGCTGACCCTCTACAATGTGACGGAGGAAGAGAGCGGAGAATATATATGTAAAGTGTCCAATTATATAGGAGAGGCCAATCAGTCAGCCTGGCTGACTGTCACCAAATATGAGTCCTCAG CTGTCGCTCACTACCCTCCAGCCAGCCACACCTACTTGGAGGTGGTCATCTACTGTGTGGGCTTCTTTTTCATTGCCGTCATGATTGCCATCGCAATCATCGTCAAGATCCGCACGTCCTCAAAGAAGAGTGACTTCAACAGTCAACTGGCCGTCCACAAACTGGCCAAAAGCATCCCCCTGCGCAGACAG GTGTCTGTGGACTCGAGCTCCTCCATCCACTCTGGAGTGATGCTGGTCCGTCCCTCCCGACTGTCTTCCAGCGGCTCTCCCATGCTGTCAGGAGTGTCTGAGTATGAACTGCCTCAGGATCCCCGCTGGGAGCTTCCTCGGGACAG ACTTGTTCTTGGGAAGCCACTGGGTGAAGGATGCTTCGGTCAGGTGGTGATGGGGGAGGCGCTCGGTCTCGACAAAGAGAAGCCAAACCGCGTGACCAAGGTTGCagtcaaaatgttgaaat CTGATGCCACAGAGAAAGACCTGTCAGACCTGATTTCAGAGATGGAGATGATGAAGATCATTGGGAAGCACAAGAACATCATTAATCTGCTGGGAGCCTGCACACAGGATG GTCCTCTATATGTGATAGTTGAATATGCCTCCAAGGGCAACTTGCGGGAATACCTACGAGCTCGACGCCCACCGGGAATGGAGTACTGCTACAACCCAGACCAGGTTCCTGTGGAGAACATGTCCATCAAAGACCTGGTGTCCTGTGCTTACCAAGTGGCCCGAGGCATGGAGTATTTGGCCTCCAAAAAG tgcatcCACAGAGATCTTGCCGCTCGCAATGTTTTAGTAACAGaggacaatgtgatgaaaatagcTGACTTCGGCCTGGCAAGAGACATCCACCACATTGATTACTATAAGAAGACCACCAAT GGTCGTTTACCAGTCAAATGGATGGCTCCTGAGGCTCTGTTTGACCGGGTATACACGCACCAAAGTGATGT CTGGTCGTTTGGGGTGCTGCTCTGGGAGATCTTCACCCTGGGAGGCTCTCCATACCCCGGCGTCCCTGTGGAAGAGCTGTTCAAGCTGCTTAAGGAAGGCCACCGTATGGACAAGCCCTCAACATGCACTCATGAACT ATATATGATGATGAGGGACTGCTGGCATGCTGTTCCCTCTCAGAGACCCACTTTCAAACAGCTGGTAGAAGACCTAGATCGCTGTCTGGCCATGACATCCAACCAG GAGTATTTGGAGCTCTCAGTGCCTCTGGACCAATATTCTCCCAGCTACCCGGACACCCgcagctccacctgctcctccGGCGAGGACTCTGTTTTCTCCCACGATGCTGGAGCGGAGGAGCCCTGCTTGCCAAAGTTCCCTCCCCACTCCAATGGGGCAGCCATTAAGAAACGCTGA
- the fgfr1a gene encoding fibroblast growth factor receptor 1-A isoform X1 has translation MPQRSEWSSSRRKANSCSSLSRMLMRPSKLLFLVLFAQVLRTQCRPASTDEVSVETQAELFTLYLGDHLDLSCSAKDSPHAVNWTKDHVAVVDGEHTRIRSGQLEIEAVELTDSGLYACTTFGNHSVFFNVTVDTLASSEDDDEDEESSSEEAKLLGSQKLLPMAPQWAHPEKMEKKLHAVPASKTVKFRCQASGNPTPTLKWYKNGKEFKRDHRIGGFKVRDHVWTIIMESVVPSDKGNYTCVVENQYGSINHTYQLDVVERSPHRPILQAGLPANRTAVVGSDVEFECKVFSDPQPHIQWLKHIEVNGSRVGPDGLPYVRVLKHSGVNSSDAQVLTLYNVTEEESGEYICKVSNYIGEANQSAWLTVTKYESSAVAHYPPASHTYLEVVIYCVGFFFIAVMIAIAIIVKIRTSSKKSDFNSQLAVHKLAKSIPLRRQVTVSVDSSSSIHSGVMLVRPSRLSSSGSPMLSGVSEYELPQDPRWELPRDRLVLGKPLGEGCFGQVVMGEALGLDKEKPNRVTKVAVKMLKSDATEKDLSDLISEMEMMKIIGKHKNIINLLGACTQDGPLYVIVEYASKGNLREYLRARRPPGMEYCYNPDQVPVENMSIKDLVSCAYQVARGMEYLASKKCIHRDLAARNVLVTEDNVMKIADFGLARDIHHIDYYKKTTNGRLPVKWMAPEALFDRVYTHQSDVWSFGVLLWEIFTLGGSPYPGVPVEELFKLLKEGHRMDKPSTCTHELYMMMRDCWHAVPSQRPTFKQLVEDLDRCLAMTSNQEYLELSVPLDQYSPSYPDTRSSTCSSGEDSVFSHDAGAEEPCLPKFPPHSNGAAIKKR, from the exons TCTCTGTGGAAACGCAGGCAGAGCTGTTCACCCTCTATCTTGGGGATCATCTGGATCTGAGTTGCTCTGCCAAGGACTCCCCCCATGCTGTCAACTGGACCAAAGACCATGTGGCTGTAGTGGATGGAGAACACACACGCATCCGCAGTGGCCAGCTGGAGATCGAGGCTGTGGAGCTGACGGACTCTGGTCTGTACGCCTGCACCACCTTTGGCAACCACAGCGTCTTCTTCAATGTCACAG TTGATACATTGGCCTCAtctgaggatgatgatgaagatgaggagtcTTCATCGGAGGAAGCTAAACTGTTGGGCAGTCAAAAACTGCTGC CAATGGCCCCACAATGGGCTCATCcagaaaaaatggagaaaaagctTCACGCTGTTCCAGCCAGTAAGACTGTGAAGTTTCGATGCCAAGCCAGCGGCAATCCAACTCCCACTCTGAAGTGGTACAAGAATGGGAAGGAGTTCAAGAGAGACCATCGCATTGGAGGCTTCAAG GTCCGTGACCATGTATGGACCATCATCATGGAATCTGTAGTTCCCTCTGACAAGGGAAACTACACCTGTGTGGTGGAAAACCAGTATGGCAGCATTAATCACACCTACCAGCTAGATGTTGTCG AACGCTCTCCCCACAGGCCGATCCTGCAGGCTGGCCTACCAGCTAATCGCACGGCAGTGGTTGGCAGTGACGTAGAGTTTGAGTGCAAGGTGTTCAGCGACCCTCAGCCTCATATTCAATGGCTGAAGCATATTGAGGTGAATGGTAGCCGTGTTGGTCCTGACGGTTTGCCGTATGTCCGCGTCCTCAAG cATTCTGGGGTCAATAGCTCGGATGCTCAGGTGCTGACCCTCTACAATGTGACGGAGGAAGAGAGCGGAGAATATATATGTAAAGTGTCCAATTATATAGGAGAGGCCAATCAGTCAGCCTGGCTGACTGTCACCAAATATGAGTCCTCAG CTGTCGCTCACTACCCTCCAGCCAGCCACACCTACTTGGAGGTGGTCATCTACTGTGTGGGCTTCTTTTTCATTGCCGTCATGATTGCCATCGCAATCATCGTCAAGATCCGCACGTCCTCAAAGAAGAGTGACTTCAACAGTCAACTGGCCGTCCACAAACTGGCCAAAAGCATCCCCCTGCGCAGACAGGTAACA GTGTCTGTGGACTCGAGCTCCTCCATCCACTCTGGAGTGATGCTGGTCCGTCCCTCCCGACTGTCTTCCAGCGGCTCTCCCATGCTGTCAGGAGTGTCTGAGTATGAACTGCCTCAGGATCCCCGCTGGGAGCTTCCTCGGGACAG ACTTGTTCTTGGGAAGCCACTGGGTGAAGGATGCTTCGGTCAGGTGGTGATGGGGGAGGCGCTCGGTCTCGACAAAGAGAAGCCAAACCGCGTGACCAAGGTTGCagtcaaaatgttgaaat CTGATGCCACAGAGAAAGACCTGTCAGACCTGATTTCAGAGATGGAGATGATGAAGATCATTGGGAAGCACAAGAACATCATTAATCTGCTGGGAGCCTGCACACAGGATG GTCCTCTATATGTGATAGTTGAATATGCCTCCAAGGGCAACTTGCGGGAATACCTACGAGCTCGACGCCCACCGGGAATGGAGTACTGCTACAACCCAGACCAGGTTCCTGTGGAGAACATGTCCATCAAAGACCTGGTGTCCTGTGCTTACCAAGTGGCCCGAGGCATGGAGTATTTGGCCTCCAAAAAG tgcatcCACAGAGATCTTGCCGCTCGCAATGTTTTAGTAACAGaggacaatgtgatgaaaatagcTGACTTCGGCCTGGCAAGAGACATCCACCACATTGATTACTATAAGAAGACCACCAAT GGTCGTTTACCAGTCAAATGGATGGCTCCTGAGGCTCTGTTTGACCGGGTATACACGCACCAAAGTGATGT CTGGTCGTTTGGGGTGCTGCTCTGGGAGATCTTCACCCTGGGAGGCTCTCCATACCCCGGCGTCCCTGTGGAAGAGCTGTTCAAGCTGCTTAAGGAAGGCCACCGTATGGACAAGCCCTCAACATGCACTCATGAACT ATATATGATGATGAGGGACTGCTGGCATGCTGTTCCCTCTCAGAGACCCACTTTCAAACAGCTGGTAGAAGACCTAGATCGCTGTCTGGCCATGACATCCAACCAG GAGTATTTGGAGCTCTCAGTGCCTCTGGACCAATATTCTCCCAGCTACCCGGACACCCgcagctccacctgctcctccGGCGAGGACTCTGTTTTCTCCCACGATGCTGGAGCGGAGGAGCCCTGCTTGCCAAAGTTCCCTCCCCACTCCAATGGGGCAGCCATTAAGAAACGCTGA